One Pseudomonas abieticivorans genomic region harbors:
- a CDS encoding methyl-accepting chemotaxis protein: MKNWTLRQRILASFAVIIAIMLLMVVASYSRLQAIEDSQENVRTDSIPGVIYSSMIRSAWVDSYVYTQQLIGLSYQRELVTADEDQYKLFSDRLTEQMKNYQTTIMDPEDKASFEEFGRLRVVYEAKLAKVLEAYHEKHFSLAQDLASDELNPAWIAGRKHLNDMIERNRKAAEAATAASMQAVKAAKLAMAVSLILALIAACVCGLLLMRAIMAPMQKIVQILEVMRTGDLSSRLNLSRKDEFGAVETGFNDMMTELTALVAQAQRSSVQVTTSVTEIAATSKQQQATATETAATTTEIGATSREIAATSRDLVRTMNEVTSAADQASLLAGSGQQGLSRMEDTMHQVMGAAELVNAKLAILNEKAGNINQVVVTIVKVADQTNLLSLNAAIEAEKAGEYGRGFAVVATEVRRLADQTAVATYDIEQMVREIQSAVSAGVMGMDKFSEEVRRGMFEVTQVGDQLSQIIAQVQALAPRVLMVNEGMQAQATGAEQINHALVQLGDASSQTVESLRQATFAIDELSQVAAGLRGGVQRFKV; the protein is encoded by the coding sequence GTGAAGAATTGGACGTTGCGCCAACGGATATTGGCGAGTTTCGCCGTGATTATCGCCATCATGCTGCTCATGGTGGTGGCTTCCTACTCCCGCCTTCAGGCGATCGAGGACAGCCAGGAAAACGTCCGTACCGATAGTATCCCTGGGGTTATCTACAGTTCGATGATTCGCAGTGCCTGGGTCGACAGTTATGTCTACACCCAGCAGTTGATCGGGCTGAGCTACCAGCGTGAGCTGGTGACCGCCGACGAAGATCAGTACAAGTTGTTTTCCGATCGGCTCACCGAGCAGATGAAAAACTACCAGACCACCATCATGGACCCGGAGGACAAGGCCAGCTTCGAGGAGTTTGGTCGGCTGCGGGTGGTGTATGAGGCCAAGCTGGCCAAGGTACTGGAGGCCTACCACGAGAAGCATTTTTCGCTGGCGCAGGACCTGGCCAGCGACGAGCTGAACCCGGCCTGGATCGCCGGGCGCAAGCACCTCAATGACATGATCGAGCGCAACCGCAAGGCGGCCGAAGCAGCCACGGCGGCGAGCATGCAGGCTGTGAAGGCGGCCAAGCTGGCCATGGCGGTGTCTTTGATCCTGGCGCTGATTGCCGCGTGCGTGTGCGGCTTGTTGCTGATGCGCGCGATCATGGCGCCGATGCAGAAGATCGTGCAAATCCTTGAAGTGATGCGCACCGGTGACTTGAGCTCGCGGCTGAACCTGTCGCGCAAGGACGAATTCGGCGCGGTGGAAACCGGCTTCAACGACATGATGACCGAGCTCACCGCGCTGGTCGCCCAGGCCCAGCGTTCTTCCGTGCAGGTCACGACGTCGGTGACCGAGATCGCCGCCACCTCCAAGCAGCAACAGGCCACGGCGACTGAAACCGCAGCCACCACCACGGAAATCGGTGCCACCTCGCGGGAAATCGCCGCCACCTCGCGCGACCTGGTGCGCACCATGAACGAAGTCACATCGGCGGCCGACCAAGCGTCGCTGCTGGCCGGCTCCGGCCAACAGGGCCTGTCGCGCATGGAAGACACCATGCACCAGGTGATGGGCGCTGCAGAACTGGTCAACGCCAAGCTTGCGATCCTCAACGAGAAGGCCGGCAACATCAACCAGGTGGTGGTAACCATCGTCAAGGTGGCCGACCAGACCAACCTGCTCTCGCTCAACGCCGCCATCGAAGCCGAGAAGGCCGGTGAGTACGGCCGTGGTTTTGCCGTGGTCGCCACCGAAGTGCGGCGCCTGGCCGACCAGACTGCCGTGGCGACCTACGACATCGAACAGATGGTGCGCGAGATCCAGTCGGCGGTGTCCGCTGGCGTGATGGGCATGGACAAGTTTTCTGAAGAAGTGCGCCGCGGCATGTTCGAGGTCACCCAGGTGGGTGATCAACTGTCGCAGATCATCGCCCAGGTACAGGCCCTGGCGCCGCGGGTGTTGATGGTCAACGAGGGCATGCAGGCCCAGGCCACTGGCGCCGAGCAGATCAACCATGCGCTGGTGCAGTTGGGCGATGCCAGCAGCCAGACCGTGGAGTCGTTGCGCCAGGCCACCTTCGCGATCGACGAGCTCAGCCAGGTGGCTGCCGGCCTGCGCGGCGGCGTGCAGCGTTTCAAAGTCTGA
- a CDS encoding chemotaxis protein CheW: MSDLPLKRGAGAAVPSKLYLVFLVGEERFALPATEIAEVLPRLPLKPIAQAPHWVAGVFGHRGRVVPVIDVGALMFGQPALERTSTRLVLVHYRADPARPDLLLGLVLQQATQTLRCNPEEFRPYGLSNRATPYLGPVREDALGMLQWVGVQDLLDDVARQLLFAPQLSQLLAEGDTP; the protein is encoded by the coding sequence ATGAGCGACCTGCCGCTCAAGCGCGGCGCCGGGGCCGCGGTGCCGAGCAAACTGTACCTGGTCTTTCTGGTGGGTGAGGAGCGCTTTGCGTTGCCCGCCACCGAGATTGCCGAAGTGCTGCCGCGCCTGCCGCTCAAGCCTATTGCCCAGGCCCCGCATTGGGTGGCCGGGGTGTTTGGCCATCGCGGGCGGGTGGTGCCGGTGATTGACGTCGGCGCCCTGATGTTCGGTCAGCCGGCGCTGGAACGCACCAGTACGCGGCTGGTGTTGGTGCATTACCGCGCCGACCCTGCGCGCCCCGACCTGTTGCTCGGGCTGGTCCTGCAGCAGGCCACCCAGACCTTGCGCTGTAACCCCGAAGAATTTCGCCCTTATGGCTTGAGCAATCGTGCCACGCCGTATTTGGGCCCGGTGCGCGAAGACGCCTTGGGCATGCTGCAGTGGGTGGGCGTGCAGGACTTGCTGGATGATGTCGCGCGTCAGCTGCTGTTTGCACCGCAGTTGTCGCAGTTGCTGGCCGAGGGCGACACGCCATGA